Below is a window of Dietzia timorensis DNA.
CTCGACGCCTTCTCGAGCGAGATGATGTGGACATTTTCCCTACACAGCTTCTCAAGAATCCGGTTTCGCGCGAAGCTATCGCAGAATCGGTTTCACTGTGAGTCGAGGCTCTCACCAGCGGATCGAGGATATTGTCGAAGCGGTCGCGAAGTGCGAAAAATACCTTCGCTTGTTGGATGGCGATCCCCAACTCGTGGATATGGCGATGGATGCCATTGAGCGGAATCTTCAGATCATCGGCGAGGCCGTGAACCATCTCCCCTCTGCGATTACAGA
It encodes the following:
- a CDS encoding DUF86 domain-containing protein, which codes for MSRGSHQRIEDIVEAVAKCEKYLRLLDGDPQLVDMAMDAIERNLQIIGEAVNHLPSAITDEHPEIAWPQIRGFRNILVHQYFGVDSEVVRDVVETHLPMLADSLRVHL